The following proteins are co-located in the Styela clava chromosome 15, kaStyClav1.hap1.2, whole genome shotgun sequence genome:
- the LOC120334535 gene encoding regulator of G-protein signaling 22-like, which yields MPEKVITTDPPQIDEDDFEDYLATDDLFVDYFNTFLGLPSFPEPLRFNPESGGFEVLTSAKHDIAEKIKEAARVHNTPRPQTAASRFYGKEDEDNDEDIKTSFSVKCLDKEQGIQWIKEERLPSFLQSELYMEYRLAKLLSQVETSPGGMKLTIDPDFRPWYKPVITPESPPPVDETEIMIQRMFVTLGSTPSSQTKEWFTMAKEAQEESTTITQSRPLSSTTITTGVWARPSSSSRPTSIQSARLDIGEDSSRFLDSGMWTGGYTDRSYGSTRKTKSAKSAVTFEKEDMSESDSTHATKPSTSVKKLDFSKYPEIIPQTPPTVPIHIEDTACMLSDTTSTTGKVGKVAHIEPEQSDEESDQGMGSSECESSIEDLTENYSDDYGLELRTLEDYSSVFVALSLKKALMTLNKNITEDTLDDMQVFEDIIPKPKDWILGLRCSKRPVPVSKLDEKLFAEAIIAQERRVLEETGQMSRKSMKSSKSFKSEKSRGDILDLLEIPKKKITFDETVAVDTESKDLSSNSSETDEHDSVFSEKSDELDLQYRKKIHQYDFTDVKGFNKFKEFIRGTMGDSIMQLWMDIDKTRFALSLKKVSIFLAKLRQKYLNVSSLNHISKEMLKKWELENASCWTNKNLQNVQRSIVESLLLYWGPRFLIHSMVQPFTTIPPPTPTIKLQGRLLRPMSSQSYPTPKTQIIHPLRPKSCLPRIKTKKGSTKLVNKEEEEKPKKPQYHEMGMYQKLTYHPQYQHQMYHMLKFKQYETKTKEPKSLFPPAKESTFRPSSRYLNKMQSQAKRPGSAEPLTMGTLAIFERKGRIKSAQQLSHSTPFPQSMKQPSFDRHSLMSQQTSLSSASRTTIRGSEPMESMLQALYHDTRAGWFFTRYCEQSGNKDWSNAIHFWFDTQEFHNLFYTNSLDPFIVQRKAQILYSTYIVVSAPEQIGLPKVIRQKISKNLEPAFDELFDAAEEHVLKLLIIPWNEMLGNDQERYKKVEMIEQERNLQVASKYLSFLQRKGVIKEKRVAMATDTLGEEKYEGDLWAKVPEEYRTFSFDELVRNRLELEHFRKFLEENYAKTDLLCWLDIESFKRVPHQASDKRDEKAREIKTKYLHKKYFFGPSSPANKEQQNKVVEISGGWGMTLRERPPNEMIIEAQKYVRNRLEKRWLPRFLATPGFEERQRPPSQMSDVAEDIVLQKKKKKGEPWKLLDNKWQTSSRELVEFRHALANPVTSSQFRRYVAVKGDLLENDVLFWLEVQKYKDFCHAHNDQSAIDAKIFAIIHCFLDSQIPPQVQIDIPNEMAERIIEKRKELGPYVFREAQLTVFRVLFPHWSGFCEFRKNRTDEKLTTTLERQRARKMEKVRRQLIQQQNEQIARELAKAAKEAETNVGTTDSLAEILSSVGSEVSGSIAILPPSTPGNQIRWSYGKYVEALDKERHLLLMENEVKGRIPAEQLPEVDDDVSSADSDSMISDEGSVDAGSSVTSSAQNGSMSSVTGEKRKRKKKNKDKIIYSTIPEHPVPVSGNDIAVQPTDVPKVESKKSTDKSARKKSAEPKQKATPTNGKEKETEKKPVIVID from the exons ATGCCGGAAAAAGTCATCACAACAg atccACCGCAAATAGATGAGGATGATTTT GAAGACTATCTTGCAACAGATGACTTATTTGTCGATTATTTCAACACGTTCTTAGGCCTCCCG AGTTTTCCGGAGCCGTTGCGCTTCAATCCTGAGTCTGGTGGATTCGAAGTTCTAACAAGTGCAAAGCATGACATTGCTGAAAAGATAAAAGAGGCAGCAAGAGTTCATAACACGCCCCGACCACAG ACGGCTGCTTCAAGATTTTATGGAAAGGAGGATGAAGATAATGACGAAGACATTAAAACAAGTTTCAGCGTCAAG TGTTTGGACAAAGAACAGGGAATTCAATGGATTAAAGAAGAGAGATTGCCGTCATTTTTACAGAGTGAGCTTTATATGGAATACAG ACTTGCCAAACTCCTTTCTCAAGTTGAAACAAGTCCTGGTGGGATGAAGCTTACAATCGATCCAGATTTCAGACCATGGTACAAGCCTGTAATA ACTCCAGAATCTCCACCACCTGTTGATGAGACAGAAATTATGATTCAACGAATGTTTGTTACATTGGGATCAACACCATCTTCTCAGACTAAAGAATGGTTCACAATGGCTAAAGAA GCACAAGAAGAATCAACAACCATTACACAATCCAGACCCTTATCAAGTACAACCATAACAACTGGTGTCTGGGCAAGACCAAGCAGTTCTTCAAGGCCGACCAGTAtccagagcgcaagacttgatatTGGAGAAGACAGTTCAAGATTTTTAGATAGTGGAATGTGGACTGGAGGATACACTGAT AGATCTTATGGCAGCACCCGAAAAACAAAGAGTGCAAAAAGTGCTGTAACATTTGAAAAAGAAGATATGTCTGAATCTGATTCAACACATGCAACGAAGCCAAG TACTTCAGTTAAGAAGCTGGATTTTTCCAAGTATCCTGAAATCATTCCACAAACACCACCTACTGTACCCATTCATATAGAAGATACTGCATGCATGTTATCCGATACAACATCTACTACAGGAAAAG tTGGTAAAGTAGCTCACATTGAACCAGAACAATCAGATGAAGAATCAGATCAAGGAATGGGAAGCAGTGAATGTGAAAGTTCGATCGAAGATTTGACAGAAAACTATTCAG ATGATTACGGCCTTGAACTCAGAACCTTGGAAGATTATTCTTCTGTTTTTGTTGCTTTGAGTTTGAAAAAAGCATTGATGacattgaacaaaaatattacagaaGATACATTAGATGACATGCAGGTTTTTGAGGACATTATTCCAAAACCAAAAGATTGGATTCTTGGGTTGAGATGCTCAAAGAGACCAGTTCCAGTCAGCAAGCTTGATGAAAAG TTGTTTGCTGAAGCAATCATTGCACAAGAACGCAGGGTTTTGGAAGAGACTGGACAAATGTCAAGGAAGTCAATGAAATCTTCAAA GTCTTTTAAATCAGAAAAATCACGTGGAGATATTCTGGATCTTCTTGAAATTCCAAAAAAGAAAATCACATTTGATGAAACG GTAGCTGTTGATACAGAGAGTAAAGATTTGTCATCAAACTCATCTGAAACTGATGAACATGATTctgtattttctgaaaaatcAGATGAACTTGATCTTCAGTATAGAAAAAAAATCCATCAATACGATTTCACTG ATGTGAAAGGTTTCAACAAGTTTAAAGAATTCATCAGAGGAACTATGGGTGATAGCATTATGCAATTATGGATGGATATTGACAAAACAAGATTTGCTTTGTCTTTGAAGAAAGTTTCAAT ATTTCTAGCAAAACTCCGGCAGAAATATCTCAATGTATCAAGTTTAAACCACATATCTAAGGAAATGCTCAAAAAATGGGAGCTTGAGAATGCATCCTGCTGGACGAACAAGAACTTACAAAACGTTCAAAGAAGCATTGTTGAATCTTTGCTGCTCTATTG GGGTCCAAGGTTCTTGATTCATTCAATGGTGCAACCATTTACAACAATTCCACCACCTACACCAACTATTAAATTACAAGGTAGATTGCTAAGACCAATGTCAAGTCAATCTTATCCGACTCCCAAAACACAGATAATTCATCCATTGAGACCAAAATCATGTTTGCCAAGAATCAAG ACAAAAAAAGGatcaacaaaattagttaacaaagaagaagaagaaaagcCAAAGAAACCCCAATACCATGAGATGGGAATGTATCAAAAGCTTACATATCATCCCCAATATCAACATCAAATGTATCATATGTTAAAATTCAAACAATATGAAACAAAAACTAAAGAACCAAAAAGTCTTTTTCCTCCTGCTAAAGAAAGTACATTTCGTCCATCTTCaagatatttgaacaaaatgcAGTCTCAAGCAAAACGTCCAGGATCAGCTG AGCCATTAACAATGGGAACACTGGCAATTTTTGAGAGGAAGGGAAGAATAAAATCAGCCCAGCAACT ATCTCATTCGACTCCATTTCCTCAATCCATGAAACAACCATCATTTGATAGACATTCTCTGATGTCACAACAGACTTCACTATCAAGTGCATCAAGAACAACAATACGAGGAAGTGAACCAATGGAGAGTATGCTACAG GCATTGTATCATGACACAAGAGCAGGATGGTTTTTCACTCGATACTGCGAACAGTCAGGAAACAAG GATTGGAGTAATGCGATACACTTTTGGTTTGATACTCAAGAATTTCACAATTTATTTTACACAAATTCACTCGATCCTTTTATTGTACAAAGAAAAGCTCAG ATTCTCTACTCAACCTACATTGTTGTGAGCGCACCAGAACAAATAGGTCTCCCCAAAGTTATTCGACAAAAAATCTCAAAAAATTTAGAACCAGCTTTTGATGAATTGTTTGATGCAGCAGAAGAACATGTACTAAAACTATTGATTATTCCATGGAATGAAATGCTTGGAAATGACCAAGAAAGATACAAAAAG GTTGAGATGATTGAACAAGAAAGAAATTTGCAAGTTGCATCAAAATATCTCAGTTTTCTTCAAAGAAAAGGAGTCATCAAAGAA AAACGTGTTGCCATGGCGACTGACACTCTAGGAGAAGAAAAATATGAAGGAGATTTATGGGCAAAAGTGCCGGAAGAATATCGTACATTTTCATTTGATGAACTTGTCCGTAATCGACTGGAACTTGAACATTTTCGCAAATTTTTAGAAGAGAATTATGCAAA aaCTGACCTACTTTGTTGGCTTGACATTGAAAGTTTCAAGAGAGTTCCACATCAAGCTTCAGATAAAAGAGATGAAAAAGCTcgagaaataaaaacaaaatatcttcataaaaaGTACTTTTTTGGGCCGAGCAGTCCAGCTAATAAAGAACAACAAAACAAG GTTGTAGAAATATCTGGAGGTTGGGGAATGACATTGAGAGAAAGACCACCTAATGAAATGATTATTGAGGCTCAGAAGTATGTCAGAAACAGATTAGAAAAAAGATGGCTGCCAAGATTTTTAGCAACACCTGGATTTGAG GAGCGTCAGAGGCCACCTTCACAAATGTCAGATGTTGCAGAAGATATTGTTTTacaaaagaaaaagaagaaaggAGAACCGTGGAAG CTGCTGGATAACAAATGGCAAACATCATCTCGCGAGCTTGTTGAATTTCGTCATGCTCTGGCAAATCCAgtgacgtcatcacaatttCGTAGATATGTTGCCGTGAAGGGAGACTTACTTGAAAATGATGTTTTGTTTTGGTTAGAAGTTCAAAAATATAAG GATTTCTGCCATGCTCACAATGATCAATCCGCTAttgatgcaaaaatatttgcaattatTCATTGCTTCCTTGATTCCCAAATTCCTCCTCAAGTGCAAATCGATATTCCCAATGAAATGGCTGAAAGAATCATTGAGAAAAGAAAAGAATTGGGACCTTATGTCTTCAGAGAAGCCCag TTGACGGTATTCCGAGTTCTTTTCCCACATTGGTCTGGGTTCTGTGAATTCAGGAAGAACAGAACAGATGAGAAACTAACAACCACACTTGAGCGACAAAGAGCCCGAAAAATGGAGAAAGTACGAAGACAACTTATCCAACAACAGAATGAACAGATCGCGAGA GAATTAGCAAAGGCTGCAAAGGAAGCTGAGACTAATGTCGGAACAACAGATTCCCTGGCCGAAATTCTATCTTCTGTCGGTAGTGAAGTAAGCGGTAGCATTGCTATTCTACcgccaagtacccctggaaatcag ATTCGATGGTCATATGGGAAATATGTAGAAGCCCTTGATAAAGAAAGACACTTATTATTGATGGAAAATGAAGTAAAAGGAAGAATTCCAGCGGAACAACTACCAGAAGTTGATGATG ACGTGTCGTCAGCTGACAGTGACAGTATGATATCAGACGAAGGCTCTGTCGACGCTGGAAGTAGTGTGACGTCATCAGCACAAAACGGAAGCATGTCATCTGTGACTGGCGAAAAACGCaaacgaaaaaagaaaaataaagacAAG ATTATATACAGCACTATCCCTGAGCATCCTGTACCAGTTAGCGGGAATGATATCGCAGTTCAGCCGACCGATGTACCCAAAGTAGAATCGAAAAAATCCACCGATAAATCTGCGCGTAAAAAATCGGCAGAACCTAAACAAAAGGCGACTCCCACAAATGGCAAAGAAAAGGAGACCGAGAAAAAGCCTGTCATTGTAATTGACTAG
- the LOC120333850 gene encoding serine protease inhibitor Kazal-type 6-like: protein MSRAFVLLLMLIACTFCNANSYQGISKKGCRNPGRRGCKGFPIADEPFNIYSGESQESCCCLQLIGLCPRNYSPVCGTDGVSYGNKCTLCAAKGRRQYMKDRSNPLKIHHLGKCRSKRQRYYYGKER, encoded by the exons ATGTCTCGTGCTTTCGTCCTGTTGCTAATGCTTATCGCATGCACTTTCTGTAATGCTAATAGCTACCAGGGGATATCGAAAAAAG GTTGTCGTAACCCCGGGAGAAGGGGATGTAAAGGATTCCCAATAGCAGACGAACCATTCAATATTTACAGCGGAGAATCTCAGGAAAGCTGTTGCTGCCTCCAGTTAATTGGACTCTGTCCAAGAAACTACTCACCAGTATGTGGCACAGATGGAGTCTCTTACGGGAATAAATGTACACTGTGTGCAGCAAAGGGAAGACGACAATATATGAAAGA CCGATCGAACCCATTGAAAATACACCACTTGGGTAAATGCAGATCTAAAAGACAAAGGTACTACTACGGGAAAGAACGTTAG
- the LOC120333788 gene encoding myb-related protein A-like, translating into MLITAGNSDSEDDLTYMGQHSVAIDHGLYTSALPPDSSPQYGAISHDGKDLTSHILRLESIESESSRTSVSSMDDHDYDVRGTKSVFTSTQVMGCVNPGKKVSKARWTQQEDEKLRVLVEKYGMEDFQRISTFYNDRSDVQCLQRWQKVLSPELVKGPWTKEEDERVIELVKKYGPKKWSLISKHLKGRIGKQCRERWHNHLNPDIKKTAWTEDEDRVIFEAHKRLGNRWAEIAKLLHGRTDNAIKNHWNSTMKRKVENEGYLSDPCPPYLLEKLGFLANHPPLPRWENHHKQQQFMTGSLLTSVGSIRVCPNNTFNIQTSNDGYFTTKGSDYPQQATEEYKLIDLSHATSLSPFKDMNIIHISEQDRIKLTQMNHTNTTSKPVTPIKFTQMQRTGRTDIRFNGQSLAGLSKSTNSHGLIPITSPVATKYLSTPAILKRKRAKLNGDSQQSQSCEGYQSSTYGDMSQNEISSSDSGPTCTQIINSSSGSPPPLIPLNTINSPDLSQHQENNSNSRKELNFNEQLELPDDLLDYATDEDFIELTPTPRSNHHDHSDLMSQIPDLINMDDQSNNDDYYFHNQADNYGNTASPSGSLLERTLSTEDARAFAYPSMTDHAHSPGYNLPSLSLVKREQESYYPCSSSQPSFGQSYSSTYSETRFPSSSAHEVARSAPSSQAFVHPAFTQANHPASMGQTPMRNSLGYPVLPQIKALTTPIKPLPFSPSQFLNSSEMEPPMAPSLTSTPMKEDPIPAVPFRKYSYDAAGYLNKENYNSGNTPYLRKSIAESSPRTPTPFKNAMAAQVKKHGPIKMPDTPNSLEDLCEVIGSQDCNAEGSPRKRSRPIDHTKTERVRKVLVLDGDWMKGRTPNINCQVSVKQEIEENAHESLPPPTPALGSTESFLSQPYVSSDTSPFKLARQEQMRYSDSPVREDDTQPAFPRRRLISEADDSPHYYGYDAEDIMTSSLLSSCSSTTSLNAMKPSVMGQRRRVSDESLQLNAKWEVIACGRTDDQQSMTDAAKSYMRLIQPASS; encoded by the exons GAAAAGTGTTTTTACCAGCACACAAG TAATGGGATGTGTCAATCCTGGTAAAAAAGTTAGTAAAGCACGCTGGACCCAACAAGAAGACGAAAAATTGAGAGTATTAGTTGAAAAATACGGAATGGAAGATTTTCAAAGAATTTCCACATTTTATAAT GATCGCTCGGATGTTCAATGTCTTCAAAGATGGCAAAAAGTTCTCAGTCCTGAGCTTGTAAAAGGACCATGGACGAAAGAAGAAGACGAACGTGTTATCGAACTTGTGAAAAAATACGGACCCAAAAAGTGGTCGCTTATATCGAAGCACTTGAAGGGTAGAATTGGAAAGCAATGTAGAGAAAG ATGGCATAATCATTTGAATCCTGATATAAAAAAGACAGCGTGGACTGAAGACGAAGACCGAGTTATATTCGAAGCTCACAAACGACTTGGCAATAGATGGGCGGAGATAGCTAAATTGCTTCATGGAAG AACTGACAACGCCATAAAGAATCACTGGAACTCGACTATGAAAcgaaaagttgaaaatgaaGGATATTTGTCCGATCCGTGCCCTCCATACTTACTAGAAAAATTAGGATTTCTAGCCAATCATCCACCATTACCAAGATGGGAGAATCACCATAAACAACAGCag TTTATGACGGGCTCCTTACTGACCTCCGTCGGTTCAATTCGCGTATGCCCAAACAACACCTTCAACATACAAACTTCAAATGATGGCTATTTCACAACTAAAGGAAGCGACTACCCACAGCAG GCTACGGAAGAATATAAACTGATTGATTTGAGCCACGCTACGTCGCTCTCGCCTTTCAAAGACATGAACATCATCCATATATCGGAACAAGATCGCATCAAGCTGACTCAAATGAATCATACGAATACTACAAGTAAACCAGTCACCCCGATCAAATTTACGCAAATGCAACGCACAGGAAGAACAG ATATTCGATTCAATGGACAATCATTAGCAGGACTCTCAAAAAGCACTAACTCCCATGGCCTTATTCCTATCACATCACCAGTAGCTACTAAATATCTTTCGACACCGGCCATTCTAAAAAG AAAAAGAGCCAAACTTAACGGAGATTCCCAACAATCTCAATCATGTGAAGGTTACCAATCCAGTACTTATGGTGACATGTCCCAAAATGAAATTTCGTCTTCTGACAGTGGACCTACGTGCACTCAGATTATCAATAGTTCTAGTGGTTCTCCTCCACCGCTGATACCCTTAAACACAATCAACAGTCCGGATTTGTCACAGCACCAGGAAAATAATAGCAACAGCAGAAAGGAACTGAACTTCAACGAACAATTGGAATTGCCGGACGATTTATTAG attacGCCACTGATGAAGACTTTATCGAATTAACACCAACACCAAGATCAAATCATCATGACCACAGCGACCTAATGTCTCAAATCCCCGATCTTATCAACATGGACGACCAATCCAACAACGATGATTACTATTTTCACAATCAAGCTGATAATTATGGCAACACCGCATCCCCATCTGGTAGTCTTCTGGAACGCACTCTCTCAACTGAAGATGCCCGCGCTTTTGCTTATCCGAGCATGACAGACCACGCCCACTCACCAGGGTATAATCtcccctctctctctctcgtaAAACGAGAGCAAGAATCCTACTACCCTTGTTCGTCATCTCAGCCCTCTTTCGGCCAATCATACTCATCTACGTATTCTGAAACCCGCTTCCCATCGTCGTCAGCTCACGAAGTCGCTCGAAGTGCTCCATCGTCACAAGCTTTTGTCCACCCGGCATTCACACAAGCGAACCATCCCGCATCAATGGGTCAAACACCTATGAGAAACTCACTCGGATATCCGGTTTTACCACAAATCAAGGCTCTCACCACACCCATCAAGCCTTTGCCGTTTTCGCCATCTCAA TTTCTGAATAGCTCAGAAATGGAACCACCAATGGCCCCTTCTCTAACTTCAACACCTATGAAAGAAGATCCAATTCCAGCAGTTCCATTCAGAAAATATTCTTATGATGCGGCCGGTTATTTAAACAAGGAAAACTACAACAG TGGTAATACGCCGTATTTGAGAAAATCCATCGCCGAGTCGTCACCGCGAACACCGACTCCATTCAAAAATGCTATGGCGGCTCAAGTGAAAAAACATGGACCCATAAAAATG ccTGATACTCCAAACTCATTAGAAGACTTATGTGAAGTTATTGGTAGTCAGGACTGTAACGCCGAAGGCTCACCAAGAAAGCGATCGAGACCAATTGACCACACTAAG ACTGAACGAGTACGAAAGGTCCTAGTCCTCGATGGTGATTGGATGAAAGGGCGGACCCCAAACATAAATTGTCAAGTCAGCGTCAAACAAGAAATAGAAGAAAATGCGCATGAAAGTCTACCGCCCCCAACTCCAGCTTTGGGATCTACGGAATCCTTTCTTTCGCAACCTTACGTGAGCTCAGACACTTCGCCGTTTAAACTGGCAAGACAAGAGCAGATGCGATACTCCGATTCTCCTGTAAGAGAGGATGACACTCAGCCCGCATTCCCGCGGAGACGACTCATTTCTGAAGCAGACGACAGCCCGCACTATTACGGCTACGACGCTGaagatattatgacgtcatcattGCTCTCATCCTGTTCGTCGACGACTTCGTTAAACGCAATGAAACCTTCAGTTATGGGACAAAGGCGAAGAGTCAGCGACGAATCTCTGCAg TTGAACGCAAAATGGGAGGTGATCGCATGTGGAAGAACTGACGATCAACAGTCCATGACAGATGCAGCCAAATCGTACATGAGGCTCATTCAACCAGCTTCGTCATGA